One genomic region from Flavobacterium lindanitolerans encodes:
- a CDS encoding TIGR00730 family Rossman fold protein: MKKETFENEDDKIQEVFKQKTWNEIRSNDSWAIFKIMSEFVNGYENMGRIGPCVSIFGSARTKPEDKYYLLAEKIAYKISKAGYGVITGGGPGIMEAGNKGAHLGGGTSVGLNIELPFEQHFNPYIDKDKNLNFDYFFVRKVMFVKYSQGFVVMPGGFGTLDELFEAITLIQTKKIGKFPIILVGRDFWAGLIEWVKTVLIEKYSNVSPGDMDLIKIVDNEDEVLDVLDNFYKKYNLSPNF, translated from the coding sequence ATGAAAAAAGAGACATTCGAAAACGAAGACGACAAAATACAAGAAGTATTTAAACAAAAAACCTGGAACGAAATACGAAGCAATGACTCCTGGGCAATTTTCAAGATTATGTCCGAGTTTGTTAACGGCTACGAAAATATGGGAAGAATAGGCCCTTGCGTTTCGATTTTTGGTTCAGCAAGAACTAAGCCCGAAGATAAATATTACCTGCTTGCAGAAAAAATTGCCTATAAAATAAGTAAAGCCGGATATGGTGTCATTACCGGCGGTGGTCCCGGAATTATGGAAGCCGGAAACAAAGGTGCCCACCTGGGAGGCGGAACTTCTGTAGGTTTGAATATTGAACTGCCTTTCGAACAGCACTTCAATCCTTATATCGATAAAGACAAAAACCTGAACTTTGACTATTTCTTTGTTCGCAAGGTAATGTTCGTGAAATACTCCCAAGGTTTCGTGGTTATGCCGGGTGGTTTTGGAACTCTGGATGAACTTTTTGAAGCGATAACGTTGATTCAGACCAAAAAAATAGGGAAATTCCCAATCATTCTGGTAGGAAGAGATTTCTGGGCCGGACTGATTGAATGGGTAAAAACCGTACTGATTGAAAAATACAGCAATGTAAGTCCTGGTGATATGGACCTTATTAAAATTGTAGACAACGAAGACGAAGTACTGGATGTACTGGATAACTTCTATAAAAAATACAATTTAAGTCCAAACTTTTAA
- a CDS encoding alpha-ketoacid dehydrogenase subunit alpha/beta yields MTQIASKKELSFEDFKTEVLNDYRIAVISRECSLLGRREVLTGKAKFGIFGDGKEVPQLAMAKAFKNGDFRSGYYRDQTFMMAIGQMTIQQFFAGLYGHADIDHDPMSAGRQMGGHFATHSLNEDGSWKNLTLQKNSSADISPTAGQMPRLLGLAQASKIYRNVSGINNKTNFSINGNEIAWGTIGNASTSEGLFFETINAAGVLQVPMVMSVWDDEYGISVHAKYQTTKENISEILKGFQRDNENKGYEIIRVKGWDYPALVTAYEKAAQIAREEHVPVLIHVQELTQPQGHSTSGSHERYKNADRLAWEADYDCIRQMKLWMIAINIATQEELDEIDNAVKKEVLEGKKAAWSAFVDPIKTEQKELVALLENIAASSENKVFIQKFSSDLAGIKEPIRKDIIVTARKVLRLIAKENGKNQLAHWITAYIEKIQPKFSSNLFSESNQNVFSVEEVRPQYAENAEEVDGRIIIRDNFDAIFSKYPETLVFGEDAGNIGDVNQGLEGMQEKYGELRVADAGIREATILGQGIGMAMRGLRPIAEIQYLDYLLYAIQIMSDDLATLQYRTKGKQKAPLIIRTRGHRLEGIWHSGSPIGMIINAIRGIHVLVPRNMTKAAGFYNTLLETDEPALVVECLNGYRLKEAMPVNMGEFKTPIGVIETLKEGKDITLVSYGSTLRLVEQAAKELLEIGIDAEIIDVQSLLPFDINHDIVKSLAKTNRLLVIDEDVPGGASAYILQQILDEQNGYKYLDSKPETLAAKAHRPAYGTDGDYFSKPSVEDIYEKVYAIMNEVNPEKFPNLY; encoded by the coding sequence ATGACACAGATAGCTTCCAAAAAAGAACTTTCGTTTGAAGATTTCAAAACTGAAGTATTGAATGACTATAGAATTGCCGTTATCAGCAGGGAATGCAGCCTGTTAGGGCGCCGTGAAGTTTTGACCGGAAAAGCCAAATTCGGGATTTTTGGTGACGGAAAAGAAGTGCCGCAGCTGGCTATGGCCAAGGCTTTCAAGAATGGAGATTTCCGTTCCGGCTACTATCGCGACCAGACTTTTATGATGGCTATTGGGCAAATGACAATACAACAGTTTTTTGCCGGACTTTATGGCCATGCCGATATTGACCATGACCCGATGTCTGCCGGACGTCAAATGGGTGGGCACTTCGCGACACACAGTTTGAATGAAGACGGTTCGTGGAAGAATCTTACCTTACAGAAAAATTCAAGTGCCGACATCTCTCCTACTGCAGGCCAGATGCCTCGATTGCTAGGATTGGCACAGGCTTCTAAAATATACCGAAACGTTTCAGGAATCAACAACAAAACCAATTTTTCTATCAATGGTAATGAAATTGCCTGGGGGACCATTGGAAATGCAAGTACATCCGAAGGTTTGTTTTTTGAAACCATCAATGCTGCCGGAGTTTTACAGGTTCCGATGGTAATGAGCGTTTGGGATGACGAATACGGAATTTCTGTACATGCCAAATACCAGACTACAAAAGAAAACATCTCTGAAATTCTGAAAGGTTTCCAAAGAGACAATGAAAATAAAGGTTATGAAATCATCCGCGTAAAAGGATGGGATTATCCTGCTTTGGTCACTGCTTATGAAAAGGCAGCACAAATTGCAAGAGAAGAACACGTTCCTGTGCTCATCCACGTTCAGGAATTGACTCAGCCGCAAGGTCACTCAACTTCAGGTTCGCACGAACGCTATAAAAATGCAGACCGTTTGGCATGGGAAGCTGATTACGATTGCATCCGTCAGATGAAATTATGGATGATTGCTATTAATATTGCAACTCAGGAAGAATTAGATGAGATTGACAATGCCGTTAAAAAAGAGGTTCTTGAAGGCAAAAAAGCGGCATGGAGCGCTTTTGTAGACCCAATAAAAACAGAACAGAAGGAATTGGTTGCTCTATTAGAAAACATTGCAGCTTCAAGCGAGAACAAGGTTTTTATCCAAAAGTTCTCTTCTGATTTAGCAGGTATTAAAGAACCAATCCGTAAAGATATTATCGTAACAGCGCGAAAAGTGTTACGTCTAATTGCTAAAGAAAACGGTAAAAACCAGTTAGCACACTGGATTACAGCTTATATTGAAAAAATACAGCCAAAATTCAGCTCGAACCTTTTCTCAGAATCCAACCAAAATGTTTTTTCTGTAGAAGAAGTACGCCCTCAATATGCAGAAAATGCGGAAGAAGTAGACGGAAGAATTATCATCCGCGACAACTTTGATGCTATTTTCAGCAAATATCCTGAAACGCTTGTTTTTGGTGAAGATGCCGGTAATATTGGTGACGTGAACCAGGGTCTGGAAGGAATGCAGGAAAAATATGGAGAGCTGCGTGTAGCCGATGCCGGTATTCGTGAAGCTACAATTTTAGGACAGGGAATTGGAATGGCGATGAGAGGATTACGTCCTATTGCTGAAATCCAATACCTGGATTATCTGTTGTATGCTATCCAGATTATGAGTGACGATTTGGCTACATTACAATACAGAACCAAAGGAAAACAGAAAGCACCGCTAATCATCAGAACCCGAGGACACCGTTTGGAAGGTATCTGGCACTCCGGTTCTCCAATTGGAATGATTATCAATGCTATTCGAGGAATACACGTTTTGGTTCCCAGAAACATGACCAAAGCTGCCGGATTCTACAATACCTTATTAGAAACGGATGAACCTGCTTTAGTTGTGGAATGCTTAAACGGCTACCGACTAAAAGAAGCCATGCCTGTAAATATGGGAGAATTCAAAACTCCGATTGGTGTTATTGAGACGCTTAAAGAAGGAAAAGATATTACTTTGGTCTCTTACGGTTCAACATTGCGATTGGTTGAGCAAGCTGCAAAAGAGCTTTTAGAAATAGGTATTGATGCTGAAATCATTGACGTACAGTCGTTATTGCCTTTTGACATCAACCACGATATCGTAAAATCACTTGCCAAAACAAACCGTCTGTTAGTCATAGACGAAGATGTTCCTGGCGGAGCTTCAGCTTATATCCTGCAACAGATTCTTGACGAACAGAACGGTTACAAATACCTGGACAGCAAACCGGAAACACTAGCTGCAAAAGCACACCGTCCGGCTTACGGAACCGATGGAGATTATTTTTCTAAGCCATCTGTTGAAGATATTTATGAAAAAGTATACGCTATTATGAATGAGGTGAATCCTGAAAAATTCCCGAATTTGTATTAA
- a CDS encoding HD domain-containing protein produces the protein MLLSDVLQKYWNFASIAHLNQFYTNHKGEKLPYINHIGSVVQELYIFLLQTENIYDIELAIGCAILHDTIEDTPFTHHDIENQFGKKIADGVLALTKNETIENKKERMADSLRRINQQPKEISLVKIADRIVNLQPPPKHWSLEKKEKYYEESKLIHKELSPSNTLLSNRLLEKIKNYTIYLNEVNPEKFPGLY, from the coding sequence ATGTTGTTATCAGATGTCTTACAAAAGTATTGGAATTTTGCTTCAATAGCTCACTTGAATCAGTTTTACACGAACCACAAAGGCGAAAAGCTTCCGTATATTAATCATATAGGAAGTGTCGTTCAAGAATTATATATCTTTTTATTACAAACAGAAAATATTTACGATATAGAACTAGCAATTGGTTGTGCTATTCTTCATGATACTATTGAAGACACTCCATTTACACATCATGATATTGAAAATCAATTTGGAAAAAAAATAGCCGATGGTGTTTTGGCTTTAACAAAAAATGAAACTATCGAAAATAAAAAGGAAAGAATGGCAGATAGCCTTAGAAGGATTAATCAACAACCAAAAGAAATTTCTCTAGTAAAGATAGCAGATAGAATTGTAAACCTACAACCACCACCTAAACATTGGTCCTTAGAAAAAAAAGAAAAATATTATGAAGAATCTAAGTTAATTCATAAAGAACTAAGTCCTTCAAATACTCTTCTCTCAAATCGATTGCTAGAAAAAATCAAAAATTATACAATTTATTTAAACGAAGTGAATCCTGAAAAATTCCCCGGTTTATATTAA
- a CDS encoding FAD-dependent monooxygenase, with protein sequence MEIAIIGAGIGGLTTALALKKAGISFKVYESADELKPVGAGIILAMNAMQVYRHLGLADTIARHGNRITAMNLTKPNFTKLSSNDLRFFEKQLNVSTIAIHRADLHKILAEEVGLEHIILGKRLKDIIPYENIHHVEFEDGTSVKARYLIGADGIRSVVRTLLFPKSELRDAGQWCWRGVVDKVELLGTYRNEANEAWGKGTRFGFVQLNERQLYWYFLADKDMAEVDSDILPFLKDYHPSVTQIIKATPKKNRFVSPIMDLKPIQQWSLDNVCLIGDAAHATTPNLGQGACQAIEDAHVLGELLKKHSINEAFRLYPMLRKEKAHAVVNMSWKIGKLSQIRNPLAIAFRDFVMKTTPQYFNRKQLGRLLVLQNKVD encoded by the coding sequence ATGGAAATAGCGATCATAGGAGCAGGAATAGGAGGACTAACTACCGCCTTAGCTCTAAAAAAAGCAGGAATCTCTTTTAAAGTTTATGAAAGTGCGGACGAATTAAAACCCGTAGGCGCAGGCATCATATTGGCAATGAATGCCATGCAGGTATACCGTCATCTGGGTCTGGCCGATACGATTGCCCGGCATGGGAATAGGATTACTGCCATGAATCTTACCAAACCCAATTTTACCAAACTTTCATCCAATGACCTTCGTTTTTTCGAAAAACAATTAAATGTCAGTACAATTGCCATTCACAGAGCCGACCTGCATAAAATATTGGCAGAAGAAGTAGGGCTGGAACATATCATTTTGGGCAAGAGACTTAAGGATATTATTCCTTATGAAAACATTCATCATGTTGAATTTGAAGACGGTACATCGGTTAAAGCCCGATACCTTATCGGTGCCGATGGAATCCGGTCTGTTGTAAGGACATTGCTATTCCCGAAAAGTGAATTGCGTGATGCCGGACAATGGTGTTGGCGTGGCGTAGTTGACAAGGTCGAATTGCTGGGAACCTATAGGAATGAAGCTAATGAAGCCTGGGGAAAAGGCACCCGGTTTGGTTTTGTCCAGCTTAACGAACGTCAACTATACTGGTATTTTCTTGCTGATAAGGATATGGCGGAAGTTGATTCTGACATTCTACCTTTTTTAAAAGATTATCATCCATCGGTAACACAAATTATAAAAGCCACTCCAAAGAAAAATAGGTTTGTTTCTCCAATTATGGATTTAAAACCCATACAGCAATGGAGTTTGGATAACGTTTGCCTTATTGGTGATGCGGCCCATGCTACGACGCCTAATTTGGGTCAGGGAGCCTGCCAGGCAATTGAAGATGCTCATGTGCTGGGAGAGTTGCTTAAAAAGCATTCTATAAATGAAGCGTTCCGACTTTATCCGATGTTACGGAAGGAAAAAGCACATGCAGTAGTGAATATGAGCTGGAAAATAGGAAAGCTATCGCAGATCAGGAATCCGTTAGCAATTGCTTTTAGGGATTTTGTAATGAAAACTACACCTCAATATTTTAATAGAAAACAGTTAGGGAGGTTACTGGTTCTTCAAAATAAAGTTGATTAG
- a CDS encoding Crp/Fnr family transcriptional regulator, whose amino-acid sequence MINEAELAQRLGLNADRLKEFLSVSETREFKKNSILFEGNAVCDWLGYIVNGAVRTYCVNDLGEEISFLLQVNGDFFGDYESYITNQKSGFIIKTTLDTEILVFQKKNLDTLIDSDIFWTRFSKTMSDICFLEAKRRIEDLLFYSPEERYQNLLRKSPEIIRKIPQKYISSYLGITAQSLSRIRKRSN is encoded by the coding sequence ATGATAAATGAAGCAGAACTCGCTCAACGTTTGGGATTAAATGCCGACAGGCTAAAAGAATTCTTATCTGTTTCTGAAACCAGGGAGTTTAAAAAGAACAGTATTCTCTTTGAAGGCAATGCAGTTTGCGATTGGTTGGGCTATATTGTCAATGGAGCTGTAAGGACTTACTGCGTGAATGATTTGGGAGAAGAAATCAGTTTCTTGCTTCAGGTGAATGGTGACTTTTTTGGCGATTACGAAAGTTATATAACCAATCAGAAATCCGGTTTTATCATCAAAACTACCTTAGATACGGAAATTTTGGTTTTTCAAAAGAAGAATCTGGATACATTAATAGACAGTGATATTTTCTGGACCAGGTTCAGTAAAACGATGTCGGATATCTGTTTTTTAGAAGCAAAGCGCAGAATAGAGGATTTGCTTTTTTACAGCCCTGAAGAACGTTATCAGAACCTTTTGCGGAAGTCGCCGGAAATCATCAGGAAAATACCTCAGAAATACATTTCAAGTTATTTAGGTATCACGGCACAATCGCTGAGCCGTATCCGAAAACGAAGCAATTAA
- a CDS encoding Crp/Fnr family transcriptional regulator, producing the protein MESKFYAMDSPKDVLKLLGIPEKQAGELLSISRTKPISSGKDYISAGQTPKTFAIVINGLFRYYYIDEKGNEFTKGFIPAATVLSAYSAMRYETSSFFYIQALEDSEILEIDYKKWLLLQQEDSFWDKFLIQALEKGYFTKEKRERELLLLDAEARYKIFTTEFPDLEKRIKLQIVASYLGIQPESLSRIRKNKPA; encoded by the coding sequence TTGGAAAGCAAATTTTATGCGATGGACAGTCCAAAAGATGTACTAAAACTGTTAGGCATTCCTGAAAAACAAGCCGGGGAGTTATTATCTATTTCCAGAACCAAACCAATAAGCAGCGGTAAAGACTATATTTCCGCAGGACAAACACCAAAAACATTTGCAATTGTCATCAACGGACTCTTCCGGTATTATTACATAGACGAAAAAGGGAATGAATTTACCAAAGGTTTTATTCCGGCAGCTACCGTTTTGAGTGCCTACTCGGCTATGCGCTACGAAACATCGTCCTTCTTTTACATTCAGGCTCTTGAAGACTCCGAGATACTGGAAATAGATTATAAAAAATGGCTGTTGCTGCAACAGGAGGATTCTTTTTGGGACAAGTTTCTTATCCAGGCGCTGGAAAAAGGATATTTTACCAAAGAAAAAAGAGAAAGGGAATTGCTTTTACTGGATGCCGAAGCGCGTTATAAGATTTTCACAACTGAATTCCCCGATTTGGAAAAAAGAATAAAACTGCAAATTGTAGCTTCCTATCTTGGCATACAGCCTGAATCCTTGAGCCGTATCCGAAAAAATAAGCCCGCTTAA
- a CDS encoding SDR family oxidoreductase: protein MTFQNNTILITGGSSGLGLEMAKQFISLGNKVIVCSRTSEKLRQAQKTVPGILTYTCDISVEEERRRLSKWIEEHHPEINILINNAAIVHRIEFADDTESYEKSAREIATNLQAPIHLCQLFLPLLAVNPNAKIINITTGLVYVPRTNYPFYNATKAALHSFTQVLRNQLKNNSIKVTEVLFPVVDTPWHEGNAPKIAITPHKAVNEMIKGLINEKNEIRVGKVRILYYLARLAPKFAFRKINSLR, encoded by the coding sequence ATGACTTTTCAAAACAACACCATCCTGATTACGGGCGGAAGTTCCGGTCTGGGGCTTGAAATGGCAAAACAGTTTATCAGTCTGGGAAACAAAGTAATTGTTTGTTCGAGAACATCCGAAAAATTACGGCAGGCACAAAAGACAGTGCCTGGAATACTAACTTATACCTGTGATATATCTGTTGAAGAAGAACGTAGGAGGTTGAGCAAATGGATTGAAGAACACCATCCAGAAATAAATATACTAATCAACAATGCGGCTATTGTGCATCGTATTGAATTTGCTGATGATACAGAAAGCTACGAAAAATCAGCCCGGGAAATAGCGACCAATCTCCAGGCACCTATTCACCTGTGCCAACTATTCCTGCCATTGCTAGCAGTTAATCCCAATGCAAAAATCATCAATATTACTACGGGGTTGGTCTATGTGCCAAGAACGAATTATCCGTTTTACAACGCTACCAAAGCTGCGCTGCACTCGTTTACTCAGGTTTTGAGAAATCAGCTTAAAAACAATTCTATAAAAGTGACAGAAGTATTATTTCCTGTTGTAGATACTCCCTGGCACGAAGGCAATGCACCAAAAATAGCCATAACACCTCATAAGGCTGTAAATGAAATGATCAAAGGCCTAATAAACGAAAAAAATGAAATAAGGGTTGGCAAAGTCAGGATATTGTATTATCTCGCACGCCTTGCCCCTAAATTTGCGTTCAGAAAAATCAATTCTTTGAGATGA
- a CDS encoding Fur family transcriptional regulator, translating into MSTRNTKTKSIILDSLKKSRQALSHENLLNTLDGQADRATIYRVLNRFCDEGIAHRIIGDDGKQYFAICINCEKKNHHHNHFHFRCLGCDKVECMPNEANLNLPAGYSVANFNGFISGYCPNCN; encoded by the coding sequence ATGAGTACCCGAAATACCAAAACAAAAAGTATAATCCTTGATTCATTGAAGAAATCCAGACAGGCACTAAGCCATGAAAATCTGTTAAATACTTTAGACGGACAGGCAGACAGGGCTACGATTTACAGGGTTTTGAATCGTTTTTGTGATGAGGGTATTGCACACAGGATTATAGGCGATGACGGCAAGCAATATTTTGCAATTTGTATTAATTGTGAAAAGAAAAACCATCATCACAACCATTTTCATTTTCGTTGTTTAGGCTGTGATAAGGTAGAATGTATGCCCAACGAAGCCAATCTTAATTTGCCTGCGGGTTATAGTGTTGCTAATTTTAATGGTTTTATTTCAGGGTATTGTCCTAATTGCAATTAA